In the genome of Fulvivirga maritima, one region contains:
- the ileS gene encoding isoleucine--tRNA ligase, translated as MKYKEYKGLNYAEVADKILQYWQDNEIFEKSVDSREGNETFTFYEGPPSANGTPGIHHVMARAVKDIFCRYKTLKGFQVKRKGGWDTHGLPVELQVEKELGITKEDIGKKISVEEYNQKCRETVMRFKNEWDDLTRKMGYWVDLDDPYVTFNKDYMETLWYLLKQLYDKGLLYKGYTIQPFSPAAGTGLSSHELNQPGTYRDVKDTTVTAQFKIKGEENTYFLAWTTTPWTLAANTALAVGENINYVKVKTFNPYTFDEAYVILAKDRVAAYFNSKAADLKLEDYNSGDKLIPYEIVAEYKGKDLVGQEYEQLLPYVEPDGPAFKVIPGDYVTTADGTGIVHISPTFGADDQRVAKQAGIGAILVKDEEGNLGPIVDRQGRYVKEMGEFAGMYVKNEYYADGEAPEKSLDVLIGIKLKEENKAFNVVKYEHSYPHCWRTDKPVLYYPLDSWFIKTTAMKDKLVELNKTINWKPASTGSGRFGNWLENLVDWNLSRSRFWGTPLPIWVSEDRSEEKCIGTIEELKAEVEKSVAAGFMTENIGDDFDLHRPYVDDIILVSDSGQKMFREPDLIDVWFDSGAMPYAQWHYPFENKEIFEANYPADFIAEGVDQTRGWFFTLHAIAVMLYGKVAFKNVIANGLVLDKNGNKMSKRLGNAVDPFKTLAEHGPDATRWYMISNANPWDNLKFNIDGVVEVQRRFFGTLQNTYSFFALYANLDGFDFKDGEVSASDRTESDRWVLSKLNSLIKKVDEAYNEYEPTRAARLIQDFTIDDLSNWYVRLNRKRFWRGEFNADKKAAYQTLYTCLLTIAKLGSPVAPFYMEQLYQDLNEVTGLDAAESVHLTDFPVANDSIIDIDLEQRMDLAQNVSSLVHSLRKKHKIKVRQPLSKILLPVINDTFKRQVSAVEELILSEVNIKAIEFVDDESGVLVKKVKPNFSKLGKEHGKKMKAIAAQINQFKPEDIASLESDNNKVIEVEGEEIALTLEDVEITYQDIPGWSVASEGRLTVALDITISDDLKKEGIARDLVNRVQNLRKDMGLEVQDKIKINIEKNTDLVNAALEANKEYICNETQALSLDIIESLSDGSELEMDEHKLKVKIEA; from the coding sequence TTTCAGGTAAAAAGAAAAGGTGGTTGGGATACCCACGGCCTGCCTGTAGAGCTACAAGTAGAGAAAGAACTGGGCATTACTAAAGAAGATATAGGTAAGAAAATATCTGTAGAAGAGTACAACCAGAAATGCCGTGAAACAGTAATGCGTTTTAAAAACGAGTGGGATGATCTTACTCGTAAAATGGGCTACTGGGTAGATCTTGATGATCCTTATGTTACTTTTAACAAGGATTATATGGAAACCTTATGGTACTTACTGAAGCAATTATACGACAAAGGCTTGTTGTATAAAGGGTATACCATACAGCCGTTTTCTCCTGCCGCAGGTACAGGTCTTAGCTCGCATGAGCTTAACCAACCCGGTACTTACAGAGATGTAAAAGACACCACGGTTACTGCTCAGTTTAAAATTAAGGGAGAAGAGAATACTTACTTCCTCGCCTGGACTACCACTCCCTGGACGCTAGCGGCTAATACGGCACTGGCTGTAGGTGAGAATATCAATTATGTGAAGGTTAAAACTTTTAATCCTTACACTTTTGATGAAGCTTACGTTATCCTGGCTAAAGATAGAGTGGCAGCTTACTTTAATAGCAAAGCCGCTGATCTTAAATTAGAAGATTATAATTCAGGGGATAAACTTATCCCTTATGAAATAGTAGCTGAATATAAAGGCAAAGACCTTGTGGGGCAGGAATATGAGCAGCTATTGCCATATGTAGAGCCCGATGGCCCTGCCTTTAAAGTAATTCCTGGTGATTATGTTACCACTGCAGATGGTACTGGTATAGTACACATCTCGCCAACATTTGGAGCTGATGACCAGAGAGTGGCTAAGCAAGCAGGAATAGGTGCTATTTTGGTTAAAGACGAAGAGGGTAACCTTGGCCCGATAGTAGATCGACAAGGTCGCTATGTGAAAGAAATGGGAGAGTTTGCCGGCATGTACGTGAAAAATGAGTACTATGCTGATGGCGAAGCCCCTGAAAAGTCTTTGGATGTACTTATAGGCATTAAGCTGAAAGAAGAAAATAAAGCTTTCAACGTAGTAAAGTACGAACACTCTTATCCTCACTGTTGGAGAACTGATAAGCCTGTGCTTTACTATCCGCTAGATTCATGGTTTATAAAAACAACAGCCATGAAAGATAAACTGGTGGAATTAAACAAAACCATCAACTGGAAGCCTGCTTCTACCGGATCAGGAAGGTTTGGTAACTGGCTGGAAAATTTGGTGGATTGGAACTTGTCAAGGTCACGCTTCTGGGGTACTCCACTTCCTATTTGGGTATCTGAAGATCGTAGCGAAGAGAAATGCATCGGTACAATAGAGGAGTTGAAAGCTGAGGTAGAAAAGTCTGTGGCAGCAGGTTTTATGACTGAGAATATCGGTGATGATTTTGATTTGCACAGACCGTATGTAGATGATATCATTTTAGTGAGTGATAGTGGTCAGAAAATGTTCCGTGAGCCTGATCTTATAGATGTGTGGTTTGATTCTGGAGCTATGCCCTATGCTCAGTGGCACTATCCTTTTGAGAATAAAGAAATATTTGAAGCTAATTACCCGGCTGACTTTATAGCTGAAGGAGTAGACCAGACCAGAGGTTGGTTCTTTACACTGCATGCTATTGCTGTTATGCTTTATGGAAAAGTAGCTTTCAAAAATGTTATAGCAAATGGCCTTGTTTTAGATAAAAACGGAAACAAAATGTCTAAGAGATTAGGCAATGCTGTAGATCCGTTTAAAACGCTGGCAGAGCACGGTCCTGATGCCACTCGTTGGTACATGATCTCTAATGCTAATCCTTGGGATAACCTTAAATTCAATATAGACGGTGTAGTAGAGGTGCAAAGAAGGTTCTTCGGAACGTTGCAAAATACTTATTCTTTCTTCGCTCTTTATGCTAACCTTGATGGTTTTGACTTTAAAGATGGTGAAGTAAGTGCCTCTGACAGGACTGAGAGTGATAGATGGGTATTGTCTAAACTCAACAGTCTAATAAAAAAGGTAGATGAAGCTTATAATGAGTATGAGCCTACCAGAGCAGCCAGATTAATTCAAGATTTCACTATAGATGACTTGAGTAACTGGTATGTAAGACTTAACAGGAAACGTTTCTGGAGAGGCGAATTTAATGCCGATAAAAAGGCTGCTTATCAGACTTTATATACTTGCCTGCTTACTATTGCTAAGCTAGGATCTCCTGTAGCTCCTTTTTACATGGAGCAGTTATATCAGGACCTTAATGAAGTGACTGGTTTAGACGCGGCAGAATCTGTACACCTTACTGATTTCCCTGTAGCTAATGACAGCATCATAGATATTGATCTTGAACAAAGAATGGATTTGGCGCAAAATGTATCGTCATTAGTGCACTCTTTAAGAAAGAAACATAAGATAAAAGTGCGTCAGCCTTTATCAAAAATATTGCTTCCTGTAATAAATGATACTTTCAAGAGACAAGTATCGGCAGTGGAGGAGTTAATTCTTTCTGAAGTAAATATCAAGGCAATAGAATTTGTGGACGATGAGTCTGGAGTTTTGGTGAAAAAGGTGAAACCTAACTTTAGCAAGCTAGGTAAGGAGCATGGCAAGAAAATGAAAGCCATTGCTGCTCAGATCAACCAATTTAAGCCTGAAGATATTGCTAGCCTTGAGTCTGATAACAACAAGGTGATAGAGGTAGAAGGAGAAGAAATAGCTTTGACTTTAGAAGATGTTGAAATCACTTATCAAGATATACCTGGTTGGTCAGTAGCTAGTGAAGGCAGGCTTACCGTGGCGCTTGATATCACTATTTCAGATGACCTGAAGAAGGAGGGAATAGCTAGAGATTTGGTGAACAGAGTGCAAAACCTGAGAAAGGATATGGGGCTTGAAGTGCAGGATAAAATCAAAATCAATATTGAGAAAAATACTGATTTGGTTAATGCTGCGTTGGAAGCCAATAAGGAATATATCTGCAATGAAACGCAGGCCTTGTCTTTAGATATTATAGAAAGCTTGAGTGATGGTAGTGAACTAGAAATGGATGAGCATAAACTTAAGGTAAAAATAGAAGCATAA
- a CDS encoding lipoprotein signal peptidase codes for MKLYKYYLLALGVIALDQTVKLLVHFNMEMGTAGEINVIGDWFKLHYLLNPGMAFGLKSSHYYGKLLLTLFRLGAMVGIGYYIYYLYKKGAKTGLLWCMGLILGGAVGNVIDSTFYGVFLNNAPLGSPTPWFHGQVIDMLFFPLFDGYYPDWMPGVGGNYFLFFSPVFNIADSSIFIGVVCILLFQKRFLKNKQNTTTITEEDSAEKEEKADNVIIS; via the coding sequence ATGAAGTTGTACAAATATTACCTGTTGGCTTTAGGAGTAATAGCTCTAGATCAAACAGTGAAATTACTTGTCCATTTTAACATGGAAATGGGCACCGCAGGTGAAATTAATGTAATTGGAGACTGGTTTAAGCTCCATTATCTTCTTAATCCGGGTATGGCTTTTGGACTTAAGTCCAGTCATTATTACGGAAAACTTTTATTAACCTTATTTAGGCTTGGAGCCATGGTAGGTATAGGCTACTATATTTACTATCTATATAAAAAGGGGGCCAAGACCGGCCTCCTCTGGTGCATGGGACTCATATTGGGAGGTGCCGTAGGTAATGTTATTGACAGTACTTTTTATGGTGTATTTTTAAATAATGCTCCACTTGGTTCTCCCACTCCCTGGTTTCATGGTCAGGTGATTGATATGTTATTCTTCCCACTCTTTGACGGCTATTATCCTGATTGGATGCCTGGAGTAGGTGGAAACTATTTCCTTTTCTTTAGCCCGGTATTTAATATTGCTGATTCTTCAATATTTATTGGCGTAGTGTGTATTCTATTGTTTCAAAAGAGATTTTTAAAGAATAAGCAAAACACTACCACCATTACTGAAGAAGATTCTGCTGAGAAAGAAGAAAAGGCTGATAATGTGATAATATCCTAA
- a CDS encoding AAA family ATPase yields the protein MKKVVITGPESTGKSTLSSLLAKQFGTVWVPEFARGYIDQLSREYQEDDLIAIAQGQLNSEKAKAVEAKNGLLICDTELIVIKIWAEHKYGSCPPEIIKGIKENRYELYLLTYIDIPWEEDPQREKPTPTSIFLRSL from the coding sequence ATGAAAAAAGTAGTAATCACAGGACCTGAATCAACTGGAAAGAGTACACTTTCCTCCTTACTCGCAAAGCAATTTGGCACCGTCTGGGTACCTGAATTTGCTCGTGGATATATAGATCAGCTAAGCAGAGAGTATCAGGAAGATGATCTAATAGCCATAGCCCAAGGACAGCTTAATTCTGAAAAAGCTAAAGCTGTAGAGGCCAAAAATGGCTTACTAATTTGTGATACGGAGCTTATAGTAATTAAAATATGGGCTGAGCACAAGTATGGATCTTGTCCGCCAGAAATTATTAAAGGTATTAAAGAAAACCGCTATGAGCTCTATTTGCTCACGTATATAGACATACCCTGGGAAGAGGATCCTCAAAGAGAAAAACCCACACCTACGTCAATATTTTTACGATCTCTTTAA
- the pnuC gene encoding nicotinamide riboside transporter PnuC — protein sequence MYKIIIKRYICLTIMQDALNYLYNIDPYEGAGLIFGLLAVIFLVKENIWTWPCGILYVAVSFVIFWEQKLYMDFGLNIFYLVLNIYGWWYWIYGKKEGEKEVPITHSSTSTLIYLTAACAVGIVICGYLLKEYTDASLPYWDSTTTILSLAGMWLTTIKRIDNWYYWFVVDVLCTVIYFYKGIQLYALLYCVYIGLAVSGYLVWKKSMEAQSA from the coding sequence ATGTACAAAATAATTATTAAAAGATATATTTGCCTAACAATTATGCAAGATGCTCTCAACTATTTATACAACATAGACCCGTACGAAGGTGCCGGTTTAATATTCGGATTACTCGCTGTAATATTTTTGGTAAAAGAAAACATTTGGACGTGGCCTTGCGGCATCCTCTACGTAGCGGTTTCTTTTGTCATTTTCTGGGAGCAAAAATTGTACATGGACTTTGGGCTCAACATTTTTTATTTAGTGCTTAATATTTATGGTTGGTGGTACTGGATTTACGGTAAAAAAGAAGGAGAAAAAGAAGTGCCTATCACCCATAGCTCCACTTCTACCTTAATTTACCTTACTGCAGCCTGCGCAGTAGGCATAGTGATTTGCGGATACTTACTTAAAGAATATACTGATGCCAGCTTGCCTTATTGGGATAGTACCACTACTATTTTAAGTTTAGCAGGCATGTGGCTCACTACCATCAAAAGAATTGACAATTGGTATTATTGGTTTGTAGTTGATGTACTTTGCACCGTCATTTATTTCTATAAAGGCATTCAATTATATGCTTTATTGTATTGCGTTTATATCGGTTTGGCCGTTTCAGGATATTTGGTTTGGAAAAAAAGTATGGAGGCTCAGAGCGCATGA
- a CDS encoding flavin monoamine oxidase family protein codes for MNRRKAIRQLGLGAAAGFVLPGVLQSCKDDDSEPSPELEYDGSVVIVGAGAAGLYAAQLLVDQGVNVIILEAASAVGGRVKSLRGFDDYPIELGGGVIKKRNSSFFQSIQDLNLEITDISGGLDNLFFYQSELKTAADLSENTAFNSAQNFVDGLEQYTGGGTVQTAIQNAGIPSEMYNILQGQIGNEFGADNDQINIQALAAALQNADANDQLVLGSNPMQDLLYSKFSDITRRVRFNTVVQAINYTGSEITLTTNAGDVVANKVILTVPVSILKEGKIGFSPALPEAKVSAMSRIGMAPAFKVVFKFTRNFWGQNVQYIYGGTQATSYFNAGAKVSETNRCLTVEAFGQHAVALAALSDEELKDVLIAELDAMFDGSASANNALVDMVKYDWTADENIMGGFSYPLAGGSNDDRITLAEPINKRLYFAGEATDVEGSFGTIHGAVASGERAANEVLTDILETL; via the coding sequence GTGAACAGAAGAAAAGCCATACGGCAGTTGGGGCTAGGGGCAGCAGCAGGTTTTGTGTTGCCAGGTGTATTGCAATCATGTAAAGATGATGATAGCGAGCCTAGTCCAGAGCTGGAATACGATGGATCTGTTGTTATAGTTGGAGCAGGCGCTGCAGGCTTATATGCAGCACAATTACTGGTTGATCAAGGGGTTAATGTTATTATTCTGGAAGCAGCTAGTGCTGTGGGAGGAAGAGTAAAGTCCTTACGAGGATTTGATGATTACCCGATTGAATTAGGTGGAGGCGTAATTAAAAAGCGCAATTCTTCATTCTTTCAGTCAATACAAGACTTGAATTTGGAGATTACTGATATATCTGGTGGATTAGATAACTTGTTTTTTTATCAGTCAGAACTGAAAACGGCTGCTGATTTAAGCGAGAATACTGCTTTTAATAGTGCTCAGAATTTTGTGGATGGTTTAGAACAGTATACCGGAGGAGGCACTGTACAAACTGCCATTCAAAATGCCGGGATACCATCGGAAATGTATAACATATTGCAAGGGCAAATTGGTAATGAATTTGGGGCAGATAATGACCAGATTAATATTCAGGCCTTGGCTGCGGCACTACAAAATGCTGATGCTAATGATCAGTTAGTTTTAGGAAGTAACCCTATGCAAGATCTGCTATACTCTAAGTTTTCTGACATTACCAGACGGGTGAGGTTTAATACAGTGGTGCAGGCTATCAACTATACAGGTAGCGAAATTACTTTAACTACTAATGCTGGTGATGTAGTGGCTAATAAAGTTATTCTAACCGTGCCTGTTTCTATATTGAAGGAAGGTAAAATCGGTTTTTCTCCGGCATTACCAGAGGCTAAGGTGTCTGCAATGTCCAGAATAGGCATGGCTCCTGCCTTTAAAGTAGTATTTAAGTTTACCAGAAATTTCTGGGGACAAAATGTACAATATATTTATGGAGGCACTCAGGCTACGTCATATTTTAATGCCGGAGCTAAAGTGAGTGAAACCAATAGATGCCTTACTGTTGAGGCTTTTGGGCAGCATGCGGTAGCCTTAGCGGCTCTTTCTGATGAAGAACTAAAGGATGTGCTCATAGCAGAGCTAGATGCTATGTTTGATGGTAGTGCCTCTGCCAACAATGCCTTGGTAGATATGGTGAAATATGATTGGACGGCCGATGAGAATATTATGGGTGGCTTCTCTTACCCATTAGCAGGAGGAAGTAATGATGATAGAATAACATTAGCTGAACCAATTAATAAGAGATTATATTTTGCAGGTGAAGCTACGGATGTGGAGGGGAGTTTCGGTACTATTCATGGTGCTGTGGCTAGTGGTGAGCGAGCTGCTAATGAAGTGCTTACTGATATTTTAGAAACATTATGA
- a CDS encoding toxin-antitoxin system YwqK family antitoxin — MKLTVIPFLLSIVMVVACNAPAKKKTASKEKPKNGEVKQYRADGSLKTVVNYVNGKKNGRATSYYENGKLHQSIDYVNNKKHGEAITFYENGSKSIVTPYKNGVMHGVRKKYRMNEMLTTEAPYYNGKPCAGLKEYLTSGKPKTKYPSIVVKEIDNLVKNGQYIIELSLSDKSKDVEFFVGEMDENGCIPDDIRSLLEVRPGVGRMVVPVPPGMFVMERITLIAITKTRLRNVYITSKKYNLSAENPG, encoded by the coding sequence ATGAAACTGACAGTCATTCCTTTTCTCCTAAGCATCGTAATGGTGGTAGCCTGTAATGCGCCTGCTAAAAAGAAAACTGCTTCAAAAGAAAAGCCTAAGAACGGAGAAGTAAAGCAGTACAGAGCTGATGGTTCGCTCAAAACGGTGGTGAATTATGTCAATGGAAAGAAGAATGGCCGGGCTACTAGCTATTATGAAAATGGTAAGCTGCATCAATCCATAGATTATGTAAATAACAAGAAACATGGAGAGGCGATCACCTTTTATGAAAATGGGAGTAAATCAATAGTTACTCCCTATAAAAATGGGGTGATGCACGGTGTGCGAAAAAAATATCGTATGAATGAAATGCTCACCACAGAGGCTCCGTATTATAATGGCAAGCCATGTGCTGGGTTGAAGGAATATCTCACTTCAGGTAAGCCAAAGACAAAGTACCCTTCCATAGTGGTAAAGGAAATAGATAATTTGGTGAAGAATGGTCAATACATAATAGAATTATCTCTGTCAGATAAATCTAAGGATGTAGAGTTTTTTGTGGGTGAGATGGATGAAAATGGCTGTATACCTGATGACATCCGTTCACTTTTAGAAGTAAGACCCGGCGTAGGTCGTATGGTAGTGCCCGTGCCGCCGGGTATGTTTGTGATGGAGAGAATAACCCTCATTGCAATTACAAAAACCCGGCTGAGAAATGTTTACATTACTTCCAAAAAGTACAACCTTTCTGCTGAAAATCCCGGTTAA